In Ascochyta rabiei chromosome 11, complete sequence, the following are encoded in one genomic region:
- a CDS encoding mtDNA inheritance, partitioning of the mitochondrial organelle, whose product MHEIVTLQFGSQSNHLGTHFWNAQESYFTYPPEPESAVNHDIHFRAGTAPDGSDTFTPRALIYDLKNAFGSMRKTNALYEAEDDRNILDQTGVWPSKPVVQRAQPIPQSAYQQHLDAGLEPPQLSTSTVKYWSDYSRVYYHPKSIVQLSEFDVNDKLMPFENWDVGMELFEKLEREVDLMDRDLRPFVEECDGLQGLQIMTGVDDAWGGWASGWIERLRDEYGKLSIWTWGLGDQGANTTNKRLQQIVNSSKSLQPLAEQSSVYIPVSNRPAKIPNYLSLDATSAWHVSALQAVGVESMTLSSRLRNSNGRDGTLQDIEDTINSTGRRRIAKFELSIADPDALSEKTDQMARAEKAGQLSARRTNESETQLCSFDIDTFSKDYRLASGKVSKKEHVFARAEACRGPWSLSDDAGRNPRDRYGDGPGVQRYTAALLFPVLDSFPSIFEMGSGHTGKLAVHAGLTTSTAVAEQVRAIEKIVKRLVTVDEREALCNGLQAIAEEYDEGWDGDFTDSDDDD is encoded by the exons ATGCACGAGATCGTCACCCTCCAGTTCGGTTCACAAAGCAACCATCTCGGCACTCATTTTTGGAATGCTCAG GAATCGTACTTCACCTACCCACCTGAGCCCGAATCAGCTGTCAACCATGACATTCACTTCCGAGCTGGAACTGCTCCGGATGGCTCCGACACATTCACACCAAGGGCTCTCATCTACGACCTCAAGAATGCTTTTGGGAGTATGAGGAAGACTAACGCTTTGTATGAAGCTGAAGATGACAGAAACATACTAGATCAGACTGGAGTATGGCCATCGAAACCTGTCGTGCAGAGAGCTCAGCCAATCCCACAGTCTGCCTATCAACAGCATCTCGATGCAGGTTTAGAGCCACCGCAACTGAGCACATCGACTGTCAAATATTGGTCCGACTATAGCCGAGTCTACTACCACCCCAAGTCAATCGTCCAACTCTCCGAATTCGACGTGAACGACAAGCTCATGCCCTTCGAGAACTGGGATGTCGGGATGGAGCTCTTCGAAAAACTTGAAAGAGAAGTGGACCTAATGGACCGAGATCTCAGGCCTTTTGTCGAAGAGTGCGACGGTCTCCAGGGCTTGCAAATTATGACTGGCGTTGATGACGCATGGGGCGGATGGGCATCAGGTTGGATCGAGCGCTTGAGAGATGAGTATGGAAAGCTTAGCATCTGGACATGGGGCCTGGGCGACCAAGGTGCAAACACAACG AACAAGCGTCTGCAACAGATTGTCAATTCATCGAAATCACTGCAACCCCTCGCTGAACAGTCTTCAGTATACATACCAGTGTCTAACCGTCCGGCTAAGATTCCGAACTACCTTTCCCTTGACGCAACATCAGCATGGCACGTGAGTGCCCTACAGGCTGTGGGTGTGGAAAGCATGACACTATCATCTCGGTTGAGAAACTCAAATGGAAGAGACGGAACCCTGCAAGACATCGAGGATACCATCAACAGCACCGGGAGGCGAAGGATAGCCAAATTCGAGCTGAGCATCGCCGACCCAGATGCCCTGTCTGAGAAAACCGATCAGATGGCCCGAGCTGAAAAAGCTGGACAATTGAGCGCAAGACGCACAAACGAGAGTGAGACCCAGTTGTGCAGCTTCGACATTGACACATTCTCCAAAGACTACAGGCTCGCCTCCGGCAAAGTCAGCAAGAAAGAACACGTATTCGCACGAGCTGAAGCATGTCGCGGACCATGGAGCTTGTCAGACGATGCAGGCCGCAATCCCCGAGACAGGTATGGTGATGGACCTGGCGTTCAAAG ATACACGGCAGCCTTACTGTTTCCGGTACTTGACAGCTTCCCATCTATTTTTGAAATGGGGTCCGGTCATACTGGGAAACTTGCTGTCCACGCTGGGCTCACTACAAGCACAGCTGTCGCGGAGCAAGTGCGAGCAATCGAGAAAATCGTGAAGCGACTGGTGACGGTTGACGAAAGGGAGGCGCTTTGCAACGGTCTGCAAGCCATCGCTGAGGAGTACGATGAAGGGTGGGACGGCGACTTCACCGACAGTGATGACGATGATTAA
- a CDS encoding high affinity glucose transporter has translation MYQIGNIYGITAIAVIGGGLFGFDISSMSAILPTQQYRCFFNQGPNGPEYSGDPNEKCSGPSPNVQGGITAAMPGGSFLGALISGYLTDRLGRRRAIQIGCLIWVIGSIISCAAQNIGMLIVGRFINGLSVGICSAQVPVYVSELAPPSKRGRVVGSQQWAITWGILIMYYISYGCTFLKGEKAFRVPWGIQMLPAVILAIGLLFLPESPRWLARKDRWEECHQVLTLVHGQGDPNSPFVSLEMAEIKQMIDFERQNADVSVTELFKPRMLNRLHIGIFTQIWSQLTGMNVMMYYITYVFGMAGLTGNIGLIASSIQYVINVLMTIPALIWMDRWGRRPMFVIGAVLMMIWMFANAGLMASYGSPAPPGGLDNIAEQSWQIHGAPANAVIACTYLFVASYAPTWGPASWVYPPELFPLRVRGKAVALTTSSNWIFNFALSYFVPPAFVNIQWKVYIIFGVFCAAMAVHTFFMFPETAGKTLEDIEEMFLDGVPAWKTKVDYSNSRRAEQGVVDPEKIGGFDHSSIKMENADVQTKA, from the exons ATGTATCAAATTGGCAACATCTACGGCATTACTGCCATTGCAGTTATTGGTGGTGGTTTGTTTGGCTTCGACATCTCTTCTATGAGTGCTAT CCTGCCCACCCAACAATACCGATGCTTCTTCAATCAGGGCCCTAACGGTCCGGAATACTCAGGGGACCCAAACGAGAAATGCTCAGGTCCTAGTCCTAACGTACAGGGTGGAATCACAGCCGCCATGCCCGGTGGCTCTTTTCTTGGCGCTCTCATCTCCGGTTACCTCACGGACAGGCTCGGTCGTCGCCGTGCCATTCAGATCGGTTGTCTCATCTGGGTTATCGGTTCTATCATCTCTTGCGCAGCTCAGAATATCGGCATGCTCATCGTCGGCCGATTCATCAACGGCCTCTCTGTCGGTATCTGCTCGGCCCAGGTTCCCGTCTATGTCTCCGAACTGGCTCCTCCCTCCAAACGCGGAAGAGTAGTTGGCAGTCAGCAGTGGGCTATTACGTGGGGAATCCTTATCATGTACTACATCTCCTACGGGTGCACATTCCTTAAGGGAGAGAAGGCTTTCCGCGTTCCATGGGGAATCCAGATGCTTCCTGCTGTTATTCTCGCCATTGGTCTCCTATTTCTCCCTGAGTCACCCAGGTGGCTTGCTCGCAAGGACCGTTGGGAAGAATGCCACCAGGTCTTGACCCTTGTGCACGGCCAGGGAGATCCCAACTCGCCGTTTGTTTCCCTTGAAATGGCCGAGATCAAGCAGATGATCGATTTCGAGAGGCAGAACGCCGATGTTTCCGTCACAGAGCTGTTCAAACCTCGCATGCTCAATCGCCTCCACATCGGTATCTTTACGCAGATCTGGTCTCAGCTAACGGGCATGAACGTAATGATGTACTACATTACATATGTCTTTGGAATGGCAGGCCTCACTGGTAATATTGGACTGATTGCTTCCTCCATTCAGTATGTCATCAATGTCCTCATGACTATCCCTGCTCTGATATGGATGGACCGCTGGGGTCGTCGTCCCATGTTCGTAATCGGTGCTGTCCTTATGATGATCTGGATGTTTGCAAACGCTGGGCTCATGGCCTCATACGGATCCCCCGCTCCTCCCGGTGGTCTCGACAACATCGCCGAGCAGTCTTGGCAAATACACGGTGCGCCTGCCAACGCTGTCATTGCTTGCACATACCTCTTTGTTGCATCCTATGCACCTACTTGGGGCCCTGCGTCCTGGGTATACCCCCCGGAGTTGTTCCCTCTCCGCGTGCGTGGCAAGGCTGTTGCTCTCACCACGTCCTCTAACTGGATCTTC AACTTTGCCCTTTCGTACTTCGTGCCACCCGCATTCGTTAACATCCAGTGGAAAGTCTACATCATTTTCGGTGTCTTCTGCGCAGCTATGGCTGTGCATACCTTTTTCATGTTCCCCGAGACGGCTGGAAAGACGCTTGAAGACATCGAGGAGATGTTTTTGGATGGTGTTCCTGCCTGGAAGACTAAGGTTGACTACAGCAATTCTCGCCGTGCTGAGCAGGGTGTTGTTGACCCGGAGAAGATCGGTGGCTTTGACCACAGCTCGATCAAGATGGAGAACGCTGATGTTCAGACTAAGGCTTAG